A segment of the Candidatus Izimaplasma bacterium HR1 genome:
TTATTCATATTCTATTACCTCCCCATCTTAATTCTTGGATCAATAACTGAATATAAAATGTCTACCAAGAAGACCATGAATATATAGAAAGCCGCATAGAATATTGTAACACCAATAACTAAAGTGTAATCTTGCGAGTTTATAGATTGTGTGAAATACTTCCCAATTCCTGGGATATTAAATACCTGTTCAACTACAAATGATCCTGTCATTAAAGCTGCAATCATTGGACCTATATATGTCACAACAGGAATTAAACCATTTTTTAATGCATGTTTGAATATTACTTTAAATTCACTTAAACCATTTGCCCTAGCAGTTCTAATATAATCTTGTCTTAATACCTCTAACATACTAGATCTAGTCAACCTAGCTACAAATGATAAAGAGTATCCAGATAAGGCTACAACAGGTCCGATATAAGACACTGGGAACTTATCTAAACTTCCTACAGGAATCCAATCAATGTACTGCGCTATAATAATAAATATAGATCCTATAACAAAGGATGGAACAGTTACTCCAATTGTTGCCATAAGCATAACACCATAATCAATATAGGTATTAGACTTCAATGCGGAAATCACCCCTAAAGGTATCCCCAATAAAACAATGAATACTACAGCCAGACCTCCAACTTTCGCTGTACTAGGAATCCCTGCTGCCAGCAATTGATTTACTGAATAAGCTGGATTTCTAAATGACGGTCCTAAATCTCCTCTTAACAAATTCCCCATATACATGAAATATTGCTCATGTAGAGGTAAGTTGAGACCATACGCCTCTTCGAGTCTTTCTCTAGTTGCATCAGGTAAGGGTTTTTCTCTGGCGAAAGGTCCACCAGGAATTGCTCTTAACATGAAGAAAACTATTGTAATAACAATTATTAACGTTATTATCGAGGAAAGAATCTTCTTTAAGTAATAACTCTTCATAATCCTCCATCTCTTTTCTGAAAATGACTTATTTTCAAATAAAGTAGTAAATATTATTTTTAAGAAAAAATGAAGACTGCATAAAAAATAGAACTTTCCCCGTATTGAGTAATTTGCCATCTTTACAAAATCTTCATTTATTTTAAATATTTTACTTATGTAGATTATACTTTGTTTAGAAGGTTATGTCAACATTTCAAACACGATGGTATCGCTTACAAAATAATGAAAAGGTTCTCATAGTTAAAAAATGCAATAAATTATAATAACTATAAAATATGGTTTTATGCTATAATAAAGCCAAGGAGTGATATAATGAAACGAATACTAGTAATTATTTTACCTTTTTTCCTATTACTTCTATCATTGATTTCATCAATGATAGCTTATAATTATTCTACACAACTCGAGGAAAGTTTCTTATACGCTAATAACACACCAGAAAAGCCACAGTTTACTGGTACTTATTATTCAATAGTAGGAAATCTACCAGATGATGCCGTTCTATTTCAAACTACATTGGTTGACGATGGTTATGAATTGGTTATCCTTAATTCAAGTGATGAAGTACTAGAAAAAATTCTATTTACAATCGCAGTTGACGGAGAAACCGACCCTACCATAGTTACCGAATCACAGACTAATGTAGTACCCGGGGAATTAGATGGTTATTTATTTGATTTAGAACTGGAAGACTCAAAATCATATACAATAAATGTCATAGTTATCGAGAATAATACTGATACCGATGAAATTGATCTTGCATTTTTCAATTTAGAGAATCACTTGTACAATAGCCAGGATCTATGGGAAGGTATAAGTACAACAACATTTATCTTTGCATTACTAGCAGGGTTTACAGTTCTAGGAATATTTGTTACAAAAAAAAGAGAGGTCTAGACCTCTCTTTTGTTTTGATTTATGCTACTTGTACTCCTGCTCGTTCTTTTTCTTGTAACTCTTTGAAGTAAATATCTAAAGCATGTTTATAATCACAATCATTACCCTTATCACATGTAGTACACATGATAATTTCACGTAATCTTCTTGGAATGAATGTTCGTATTTCATCTTCATTATATCCTACTTGCATTTTCTTCTCTTCAATAATAATTGGTCTTCGTAAAACACTTGGATTAGCAATAATAAAGTTAGTTAATGCGCTCATACTCATATCTTCAATATCTAAATTTTGCTCTTGGAATACTTTTGATCTTGTTGAAATAATATCTTCAAAACCATTATCAGTATTTTTCAACATCATTATGATGTCATCTCTTGTAAGTTTAATATTAAATATATTTTTTTCACGGTAATCTATACGATGATTATCAAACCATTTTTTTGCTTTTCGGCAGGATGAGCAGCTTGGAGTTGTATAGATAGTAATCATTCGCGTCACCTCTTCTTTATAAATTTTATAATATAGTTAGTTCGCACTTTAATTATAACATAATTTGTTTAACTTGCAACATAAAATTTTGGCACAAAAAATGCTACAATTTTTAAAATAATGTCATAACGCTTTATACTTCAGTTTACTTATAATATAATGATAACATTATTAGGAGGTAATATAATATGAAATGGGATTTAACTAAACTATACAAAACTTTAAAAGAATGGGAAAAAGCTTTGGGAAAAGTCGAAGAAACGATTGAAAAACTAGGATCTTTCCAAGGTAAATTAGATAAGTTTGAATCGTTCAAAGAGTACTACACTTTACAAAAGGAACTGGGTATTGATTTTATAAAAGTATATCAATATGCTGCCTTAACAAGTGATTTGAACAAGAAGAATACTGAGAACGCAGCACGTGTTCAAAGAATGGCATTATTAGCTAGTAAATTAGGACAAGTAACAGCCTTCGAATCACCTGAATTATTAACTATTGGTCAGGAAGTAATTAATTCATTCATTCAAAAAGATGAAACATTAAAAGAATATAAGTTCTCTCTAGAAAAATTATT
Coding sequences within it:
- the dppB gene encoding Dipeptide transport system permease protein DppB; the protein is MKSYYLKKILSSIITLIIVITIVFFMLRAIPGGPFAREKPLPDATRERLEEAYGLNLPLHEQYFMYMGNLLRGDLGPSFRNPAYSVNQLLAAGIPSTAKVGGLAVVFIVLLGIPLGVISALKSNTYIDYGVMLMATIGVTVPSFVIGSIFIIIAQYIDWIPVGSLDKFPVSYIGPVVALSGYSLSFVARLTRSSMLEVLRQDYIRTARANGLSEFKVIFKHALKNGLIPVVTYIGPMIAALMTGSFVVEQVFNIPGIGKYFTQSINSQDYTLVIGVTIFYAAFYIFMVFLVDILYSVIDPRIKMGR
- the spxA_2 gene encoding Regulatory protein Spx produces the protein MITIYTTPSCSSCRKAKKWFDNHRIDYREKNIFNIKLTRDDIIMMLKNTDNGFEDIISTRSKVFQEQNLDIEDMSMSALTNFIIANPSVLRRPIIIEEKKMQVGYNEDEIRTFIPRRLREIIMCTTCDKGNDCDYKHALDIYFKELQEKERAGVQVA